In Lathyrus oleraceus cultivar Zhongwan6 chromosome 2, CAAS_Psat_ZW6_1.0, whole genome shotgun sequence, the DNA window tgtgtgcattctttgagcagttatttagcaaccttattctattcttttgagcgtggatcccgtcgagtacgacggacgtgagggggtgctaataccttccccttgcgtaaccgactcccgatcctagcaatctctggtcgtaagaccattcctttccctttttcaggtttacttcgagcatttcctttccctcctttgggataaataacgcacggtggcggctctatttcttttcccgccggttgtttttcgcgtatgcgacagtATGGTCTCAAGCAAGCGCCTAGGGCATGGTACCAACATTTTGCTGACTATGTCCCCAGCATTGGCTTTTGCCATAGCACATCATACCACTCCCTCTTCATATATTGACAAGGTTTAGACATGGTTTACATTCTGCTGTATGTAGACAACATCATCCTCATCACCTTCACTCTTGTCCTCCGCCAATTAATTATGTCACTCTTAGCATCTGAGTTTGCAATGAAGGATTTAGGCCCTCTGAGTTACTTTATGAGTATTGCAGTATCTCGTCATCCTGATGGCATATTTCTCAGTCAAAGCACTTATGCTTCAAAGATCATTGAACGTGTTGGCATGGTGTCCTGTAAACCATCAGCCACTCCTGTTGACACCAAGCAGGAACTTATCACCTCCCCCAACACTTCTTATGAGGATCCCTCCTTGTATCGGAGTCTTCCAGGGGCCCAACAGTATCTCACCTTCACTCGACCTGATATATCATATGCTGTTCAGCAAGTTTGTCTTCACATGCATGCCCCTCGCACGGAACGTATGCTTTCTCTTAAGCGCATTTTGCGCTATGTTCACGGCACCTTACATTTTGGACTACACTTATCCCCATCTCCCATTACAAAGCTTATCTCCTACACTAACGCTGATTGGGGTGGATGTCCTGACACCAGACGTTCTACATCTAGTTACTGTGTTTTTCTAGGTGACAACCTTATTTCTTGGTCTTCCAAAAGGCAACCAAATCTCTCCCGTTCCAGTGCTGAAGCCAAATATAGGGGGATTGCCAATGTTGTCTCTGAATTGTGTTGGATTCACAATCTTCTCCTGGAACTCCATTTTCTTATTCCTCGGGCCACTTTGGTGTATTGTAACAATGTTAGTGCCATCTATCTATCTGGTAATCATGTGCAGCATCAGCGtactaagcatattgagatggACATTCATTTTGTTCAGGAAAAGGTAGCTCGTTGTCAGGCTCACGTCCTTCATGTTCCCTCAAGACATCAGATCGCAGACATCTTCACCAAAAGACTTCCTCCCATTCTCTTTGATGATTTTCGGACCAGTCTAAGCGTACGTGAACCTTCTGCTTCGACTGCGGAGGTGTGATAGAATATAATATTTTGTTATAATAAGTCATACTTATTTTCCTATAATTATGTTGTATCATAATTAGATAGTTGACTAAATGTTAAACATTGATGTATTATATTCTATTCAGATCAATGAGAAGGACACAATTTCCATTATCTTACAGTTATAACCAAAATTCTAGCTGACAGGTTGGTcaatgtaagaccccaattttgaccttaaggtccctcatgctatctcatcatatgcattagctttgggatcagaccttggcatcctccttacccctcattcattgggtttgcgttggaagaggtcaccaagcacatttgattgtatcatactttgtttttcattatttactaaccaaaatgcaaaaaatatgtctatgtatagtttgttacttttgtaggtagtgtgtgtgtgttcactcatgctccatcaagctcatatctagggtttaagaccctcaatgcaatgagatcaatcaagagatggtttacattggttctagacatcatgtatagatccccatggtcttcacatatcattttaatcaagaaatcatcaagagtttgaagcttgcttgccttggaagccctaattcatctgggtatcttgtgtgacttccccaacaattttcttcatcatttgatcaaatatttcaaggggtacttcatattacatcatcttacacatatatgatcctccatgagtcccaaatatcaagagaatgtcaagtttgcaagttggttcatggtgattgaccagagaaagtccactagtcaaaactggggttccctggaccctatatcctacaatttttgtcatattaaatttattccaagataaacattactctttatgacattccaaacaactttcatgttgaagtcaagatctagtttttcttgtaaattcattttttatggtgaaagattataggccattttgtctgaaccctagttaggaggtcaacttccaaggaccataacttgctcaatctttatgatatgaaagtcattcaagttccatgataaaattaaagatgtacttttaaacttttatgtttttaataatttaaaattcaacttgaaaatgcatgttccaagaggaaacattataggtcattttgggccattaccattgaacaagtgattttcctcaacttctaaaatgcataactccttcattacaaatccaaatgaggtcaaatttgtgaccatatTTAATAGGTTTAAAAGATCTACAaattttatgaaggaacgttttccatttgaagtccatagcaaaagttattcaaggtggaagaagtgaagATTTGGCTTGGTATTTAGAAAATTTTCatatatgtttgattttccaaacttccacctcaaaattcatcatgatccaagtttcaaatagaaatgtgttcaacatgaaagttgttcctcttgatctcacctttgCAAAAATTCTAAGATCACCTCATTTAACCAAGGAATGAAGGACTTGTGCATAAGTTCTTTTCAAGGGACCAATTGGTTGgatttcaccttcacatttcaaattcaaatgcatggCCATATGACATGATTTCAACATGATACATAAGCATTTTTtgacctgaatacatcacttgatgggcctatcacgcgcccatgcaagcatgcaatgaaaattgctaaaattggcaaaatttggaagtgtgtggaaatgaatcacattggctattgtagcggggtattcgttacctttagatttattgactaaatcaaaagtaacCATACAActcgagtcgccaccgcacttttatttatccaaaggaaaggttaaaaagcgaacaaaaaccaagtaagaagttttatcaaatcaaaaactaataaaaatgtcagagatataggtaagggggttggttatgaaatgggaaagttttacgcacccaaagcatccttaatactctaagggaacctcttttgcaaatatgtgttataggttggtatttgtgaaaatatgtgcaaaagattggggggatgagaaaagaatagattatatttataattttgttgtttgaatggatgaacccattgcctacgtaccatcacaaaggtaggatcaaaacctcgtagttcggggtaaaaatctcaaagattggtgaattgatttgaccaaaagccttaaggtcttttgttatcaaagggagaaaactcaacctaaaccaacaatccaccatatGAGGAGAGCTCCAACATACTAgtaaggggttaaccctataataagtatggaagacttatagtccaatcactaaggataagatgaggtttacatcaacaactatgataactcaaacctatgactaatgtttatgaaaaggtttttaacaaaggtggccattgaaaccacaaaatCACACTcgaagtgagttgtatttacaagttaagtgtatttacaaaatgaagtcaaagttggattaatgtttattcacaatgagtattaatgaaaagagtttgaaaaatcaaaggcatacGGCCTAGatttctagtttgaaaacaatgtcaaagtttgcacaaaatgagtttggcttgggttagagtggagagaagaagagaagggctagtcctaaagcatacaaagataagagaaaagataaaaccctttggagttccttttcttgaaatcatagagatgattcaagatgctcctttcctttggacttagcaaataactcgagcaatcaaacaattatagactcaagctcctaggatctccatttggcttgtctctcataacttgtctattcatggcaatggtccttcttactatctcaagatcGAATCCCcatcacacaagaacaaacatcaaaaagttcaccatacaataagaggaatggacaaagaatgagtttagattaggaagtcctttgaagtcaactttgaaatttagcattctaaaggcatgaggcctagttgctcttcaacaaatttagcattctaaaggcatgaggcatagTTTCTCTTaaactcctttaagcataggtaagtcctaattctaagtcctttatccttttgcattgggttcacacaaacaaacacaaaacaaacacaagacaacaatatatttatatacaataatgagctcaaatgagcaaaaggaaaatgacataaacataaaatatgtgctcaagtgagcaaagtaaaaagcaatatgaataaatgagcaagaaagtaaattgcattaaagtaaagtgcaagaaattaaatgctcaaattaaagttagtagttagtggttatgttagtttatcatgagacaatttagcgctatgttaagcaatcgtaagtggactaatgtagtagtcacacctatctgaggccggtcaataaaactataggaaaataaacacaagttagagaccatgactagtaagccaagctcctacaacttgccatgccaaaagaaaagggaaaggccttgtatggactttaggttttttgcttgactaAGAAGTAACCTgtcttggacacaaagcaactcacttgatcttggatcaagttgagtttgatttggatcaaagaaggttaagcctctcatatgtcaagactaaccataagacattaactcattgaccaaaataaaaaaagaaatgagatgaagatgaaatggaaTGGAAAGAGAAATTAAGTGTCAAACACcattggtcaaaagtgaatcaaatcattatcaaccaatgtcaaacagaagagaaatgaagattagaagtcaacaagtcaaacacatttttttggtatttttgaaattaaagtaaatgcaaaattaaaatggacaaaatatggtcaaacctcaaattcaattcaaatcaacttcaacaagtccaattaaattctcataggtttgacacattttttcaacaatttttgaaatcagaaactatgttaaaacaattaaaaacaatgaaaaataacacaaatgaattaaaatctcaaataaatctcaaatcaattaagaaattgatgagactatttttcattgacttatcatgatccatatgtgttaagaaaatattttgggatttttcagatatcaaaaagtatttaaaatgaattaaaaactattaaaaccaaataattcacaaaaaatattaaatgaagtcacaaaaataattaaaaatcaaaatatgaaactaggtttttcaagaattttttggcattggtctcatatttttgtgacttcaaataaaatatttatgaatttttgaaaataaaaggaattaaatggaattaatcagaaaataagaaaatagaaaaaatgcGCTGCCATTGGATttgtctcattaattgacgtggcatgaTCACACGGTTCAGAAGCGCGGATGCACGAAACACCTTGGTCAAACACATCACACTTTGTATTAAAATAAGTCCACAGGATGGAAGGCCACGATTATAACGTTTTGCCAAGATCCAAAGGACCAgaagcatccacgtggggatggtggtggaaaccaccatcttctccgaccAGCTAACTAtttccggccaccacgcgcagggattcaaaagttaatgaaaatgaaaaagtaggttatcaaaatgaagctggggtgatgtacatcacccctgtaaccttggatcttcctcaatgtttctatttagagagaaacaagagcttgaagatcatggtgtttgatctaaaatgtcacaattcatgaaattaagaccaccactggcctgcctcttgcttgaggacttcagaaaacagttcaaaccagagaaattcacatcatatagcaagatctagatcaaaacagtttggtgatatacctctgaaatggagctttAAACATCACGATCTctccaagcttttgatccaattttgatctggaagtgtgatggtgatgcaagGCTAAGaaattaagacttgaagatcaactaatgatgttgaaattcaagcttgaaattgaaaatgaaaactgaaattcctttgagtgagggtgTGGTTTCAATCCAGCAGCGTTTCAAATCTCCTTCCGGTTCTATTTTGAATGGGattgcacttctatttatagttgaaCTTGATGCAAGAAGGTATTTTGCTCGTGCATGAAACTTGAACtctccatgcatgggcctgtacaggcactTGCAAAGCCCATGAATGAATGGAAGTGCATGTTGAGATCATATTGAAGTGAACTGGACGTGCACAAGGCCTGGCATTTGCTTGCATATGAAGTTGTGAAGTGAATTGCAAAATTGAACATAAACAAtgagctcttcgaaactcccacatggaaaatcaaaaaatggtcatgtgagtaatggttggaaagctcttggaataaggaataaaagtcatgttgggaaaaaattcatttggagtttagaaatttatgaaaactggctgtgaagtttgaggtacaaaacatgtcaAGGTTCCCTTTGAAATGTTTTGCCAAAaccaagcaacttcaagcccttctgtttcaatgatgcaagcctaaaatggaaaaacctccaacataaaagttgtagatcgttttaagatgatcaatttagacttaatttttgcatcatttggatttttaatgagaacgtaatgggcacttgaagttggacatttttcaaattcaaaggttttggtccaaagtgacctataatgttttgtattatcacatgtgtttcttttaggattatgaaattttttccaacataaaattttaattagacatcttaagatttccaatgcatttggtctcacctcaaaatcataaaaaataaggaagttaggtcctttggaagttgacccaaaattagggttacaatcaaaatgacctataatgttttgaaatgaatgatgacattccaagtttcaaatggattttggatgaacatgaaagttgttcatatggttcttaagaacattgtttctcttggggtcatcttcatttgagaaacacattaaaagttatgtctcagtgatcctcagtttagtcagatgacttgactggtcaacttctcaaggccaaacatcaaaacttgatgaatgaatgattgaggatactcacataagttcatatatgcataaaataatgaatgaaagaaattaccttgattgaatttgatcataggttgaggttgcttcatgagcaaggcacagtcaatgcatagctgaattagggtttccttgggaaacaatcctcaagccctttgggttatcttgatcaaattggaaaattgagatacttgggagacatatattatgattaggagctttgtgaaccattttcatgcttgttctcatcttcatctagccatttcattgagcttaggagcctcctaggagcattggagcacatgatcacttgagcttcaaaacaaaaagagttagtgacatatttttgtgcttttggttagtaaaaaaaataagaaaagtaATAATATTCAATACAAACATGCTTGatggtctcaaaccactcacacaagtcccaaccctagggtaaatgagccacacatgctatgatccttgaggcaatgcattgagcaatgatatgatgccatgagggatcttagggttaaaattagggtcttatagctataaatacaaccctcatggctcagaattggggacctcatgcccaagctttgaacctgcaatccaaaccctcaccattaaaggataatcttgaaggttttcatttgaaaatcgagcttcaaatctcattctattttgagattgaaaatccaagagtccaagcctctctttgatcttaatcaactcctacaagcttctgaagccaagccaagcacaattgggatcaagatcaagcaaggttgaagctcattcgaaggtgatttttcagaattttcatatcttcgattctccctcaattcttcactattctttgtgatttttggttggctgaagtcctaccaatgaAGGTAACAAcattgagttactttgaggtcaaatcgaagcaattcagttcatgatcctcaaaattcaaatccctgtatctttttatatacttggaattggagaaaattgaggccagattcaagctcgtgagcattttttctttaaatccatgtctttgtttttcattttggtggtggttggcggtggaccagtccggtgaggtccaccagagaagaacaccagagccctagctccggtgatgtgttggcaatGTCCTGAACCATCAGATCTTCCCTCCATCTTCTAATCCTGGCCTTTCgcttctgattaccacgcgtgtgcACACATTGACTGTGGTACATGATGGAGTGTGCGttttggccatcagatctgccacctcaattaatgagggagatgtgatgggccttgtttttttgtattttttgatttttcatttaattgctttattttgtttaattcataataatttcatttttaatccaaaaaatatgggactttcaccaaaaatctttaaatattttacTCTTTAgttttttgaattaaaattattttttggattatttttgatatttttcatgaattaaatgtttttgtgcatatttttaattatttaaaaatacttctgacttttcaaaaatgataaaaaaaattgtctaaggtcctttgaccttgtttgacctaggataaatcttttggccatttatttggtgttttgaagaggttttaggttttgaccaaactaatttgtattttaatgtatttttaaattgatttttaattgattaattgtgtaaaaattatgttgagtcatttttatggtcttgtgatgtttgactatttgtttgggccttggtcaaggttggtttgaattttgttggattaaaatcattgaatttaggggattgatgaaatgtacatttcatctcccaaaatgaatgaatgattttaatttgataaatttcctcccatgaccaatttatGTTTCTCTCATTCAcctcccccttcatcttcatccctattcttcctcattcctttcattggccaatgaaatctcaaatgtcctaaggccaattggttcatcaatgaccttgtgtcagatgaaccaatacaagtatgaatgagataagtccatccctcttgatcttttcttttagtgtgtgatatgttttaggagtttggttcattataccaaatatctaacatgcattagcacctaaatttttattgcccgaccttagatagttacataagtccaattccgattgcttaacatagagctaaatttgaccctaaaggcataacattctagtaagtgagattgtaagtctcccatccttcatgatattgtgtggaaacttgaccttttttccttcatatggaagatgtcttggttcaaggattcatgcttgtgaatggatggttgagtgttctccaaagaatgacttaatcaattaaaaagcaaaacaccactaacattcaattaatcttgactaacatttgactaactcttattaatattgctttactttcaattcttttactttatgcaatttaatttttagtcatttatcattcattgccatttacatttcatttaacttgtttatgtttatgtcattttcactttgctcatttgagccatatcttatgattgtgtatattgtttgtgtattttgattttgtttgtggtcttaggaccttaaaatacttaataacaattaaaaaccctaaaaaatttttggtggactgttgatcttgatctgaactgttggacttaggattaggcaacattccttgtgcaaaaacgcttggccaatgccaacattttgaaaCCAAGCTATTGTGAACTAAGCTTTCATATGATGCAAGCCTTGGACTCTGTTTGAATTCATTTGCTACTTTATCTTGGTGCtaactgttattttgatcttgtatctaatgctttattctgaggTGATCAAGGAATATGTCATCTggtacatgagaagacaaagaagactgctagctatgggatttgcttgcttggatgtggctatcttcatttgatgccttgatcttcatgatgtctgatattgctaattattgcttgattcaaagtcccaagggaaagtgggttttctatatgacatacttgtctgttgtattgcatcccattggtaagatcttttcaactcttaacttttaattttatgcttaggatagcctcttcatctcctcccacttcttaaatttcaaatctctctcccttatcaaaaactttctttgcttgtgatttcaaacttagaccttattttaaatagaaactttggcattatgccaatgaattttcaaactccttttcttaaatcaaacttgtaaataaatctaatcatattgatttaaaatttcaaaagacaaaaagaactaaaaacttcattcaaacttttgggccctttgtgcctttctTATTA includes these proteins:
- the LOC127121841 gene encoding uncharacterized mitochondrial protein AtMg00810-like — protein: MVYILLYVDNIILITFTLVLRQLIMSLLASEFAMKDLGPLSYFMSIAVSRHPDGIFLSQSTYASKIIERVGMVSCKPSATPVDTKQELITSPNTSYEDPSLYRSLPGAQQYLTFTRPDISYAVQQVCLHMHAPRTERMLSLKRILRYVHGTLHFGLHLSPSPITKLISYTNADWGGCPDTRRSTSSYCVFLGDNLISWSSKRQPNLSRSSAEAKYRGIANVVSELCWIHNLLLELHFLIPRATLVYCNNVSAIYLSGNHVQHQRTKHIEMDIHFVQEKVARCQAHVLHVPSRHQIADIFTKRLPPILFDDFRTSLSVREPSASTAEV